The genomic DNA TATCACGAACAATTGTCGCTCCTACCGCAAGCCTTGTACATGTACTACGTAGAGATAGTAAATGGCTTTGTGTCATAAAATATTGATCCCATGAAATTCGTTCCATATTTTTCACCTACTTTTTTATCTACTTGTAGTGTAGCGAATGAAGAAAAACTTCGTCAATCTTTTACGGAATAATAATTTGATCTTTTATTTTTTCCAGAGACTTCACACCAATCCCATCAATCTCTAATAAATCTTCTATTTTCTGAAACGGACCATGTTCCTCACGATATTTCAAAATACTTTCTGCTTTCCTAGAACCGATACCTGTAATTTTTTCAAGTTGTTCTTTAGAAGCTACATTTATTTGAACTTTCCCCTCCTCCTTTGAAACAGCAGCCCCTTCTTGCACTTGTTCGTTTTTATCTGGCACATAAAGGATCATTTGGTCTTGTACCACTTGCGCTAAATTTACCTTTTTCCTATCTGCCTCGGGCAAAAAACCACCTGCCTTTTCAATAGCATCCTTGACCCGGTCCCCTTCTTTCATTTCATACACTCCCTCTTTAACAACAGCCCCTTTCATATCAATTATAATTATTTTTTTCTGCTGCTTTGTATCCGATATTTTCGGTTTACTTTTTTTCTCTATCTCTTTCGCTTGCACATCCGTTGTAATGACCGATCGCTCTGTATGCTGGTTCGTTTTCCAGAAAAGAAGAAAAAGTACAATTCCAATAATAGCTACTAATCCTAACCATTTCTTTGGAAAATCCCACATCATTTTACACCTCTAATCATAAATTTATAACATCATTCATATTGTTTAGGAGAAAGCTGTTACGAAGGAGGGATGAAACATTGAACATAGGAATTATAGGGACAGGGAACATGGGGAATATACTAATCGATGCATTTTTAGAAACCCGTGCTGTCAAACCTTCGTGCCTTACAATTATTAATCGAACGCCAGCCAAAGCATATCATATAAAGGAAAAATACTCTTCTGTTCATATAGCCAAAACTATTGATGAAGTAATCGAACGATCACATCTTATTTTTATTTGCGTAAAGCCGATAGATATATACCCGATCCTACAAAAATACGCTGAACGTTTTTCTGATGAAAAGTGCTTAGTTTCTATCACAAGTCCAATATCTCCATCACAATTAGAGACACTTGTACCTTGCCACGTCGCACGTATTATTCCGAGCATTACAAACCGCGCTCTGTCTGGCGCATCACTATTTACATTTGGAAGTCACTGCTCTGAAGAGTGGCAACAAAAACTATTTCGCCTATTCAAAAAAATTTCTACTCCCCTTGTAATAGAAGAAGATATAACGCGCGTTTCATCTGATATAGCAAGCTGTGGTCCTGCATTCTTTAGTTATTTATTACAATGTTTCATTAACGCTGCTGTAGATAAAACAAATATTACACATGAAGAAGCCACTACTTTAGTAAGTGAAATGGTCGTTGGAATGGGGAAACTACTTGAAAAAGGGATTTTCACATTGCCTACTTTACAAGAAAAAGTATGTGTTAAAGGCGGCGTTACAGGAGAAGGTATTCGTGTTTTAGAAGAACATGTTGGGGATATGTTTCATAAATTAATCGAGCGGACACACGAGAAATTTGATGAAGATTTAAAATGCGTTGATCAGCAATTCAATAAGCACACATAATAAATACGTCATCATCATTCCAAATCCTTTTTATCAATACTTACTTTTTTACATTATATTTTCACTTAAACTAGCATTTTCACACTTTACGTATACCATCTTCTTATTATTCTAGAACTAAAATTACAGCTTCTTTACAAAACAAAAGCAACCTTCTCGGTTGCTTTTGTTTTATCCCGCTATTTGCCGGCCAGTAAGATCCCCACCTCAAAACTCAGCGAAAACAAAGAAGTTCAGTGAGGGATCAACTGCCCGTAAAAGCCCGATTGGTTCAACTAATAATCAGCGGAGGGTGAAGCCCCCCGCTGATTAAAGTTTCACTTTATCCGTTTTTCTTCGCCATGAAGAAAATACGCTCTGTTTGTTCTGTAACTTCAAGTCGCTCAAAATCACCAGTTACGCGAAGTACTGTAAAACCAGCCTCTTCAAGCCATTTCGTTAACTCTTCAACCGGATATGCACGTTGCACGTGACATTCATCAAAACGATGGTACACATCTTCTTCTGGATCTTGAACAAAGAATGTTAAATCATGTTCTACACTATTTGATTCTTCACCAGGGAAGCAATTCCAAATAAGAGAGATTTCCTCTCCATTCACTGTGTATGTTTCATTTTGAAATACATGATGTATTTTATATAAAGAATGTACATCAAATAAAAACAAACCATCTTGACGTAAATGGTGAAACACTCTTCTAAACGTTTCTTGCACTCCATCTTCTTGCAATACATAATTTAATGAATCACAAAAGATTGTTACACAGTCAAACTCACCTGGAACATCAAGTTCTCGCATGTCTTGTTGGTAAAAAGGGATAAAATATCCTTCTCCGCCTAGTTTTTGCTGAGCGACTGTTAACATTTCTTCTGAAAGATCGACACCGATTAAATCGTAACCCTTTTGTACAAGTGGAAGTGTTACATTACCAGTACCGCATGCTACATCAAGAATCTTTGCCTCTTTCATATCCGCTTGCTGTAAACTTTCCTCTGTGAATTCTACCCATTTCTCATAAGGGACATCATTCATTAATTCGTCGTACAACAATGCAAATTGTTCGTATTTCATTGGTCTAGCTCGTCTGTAATATCTTCACGTGGCACATCGCCCCATAGACGCTCTAAATTATAGTGATTACGCTCATCTTTATGGAATACATGAGCAACTACATCTCCAAGGTCAACTAATACCCAACGTGCTTCGTCAAAACCTTCCATACGTTGTACGTCGATTTGGAACTCGTGTGCTTTCGCTTTAATTTCACGCGCAATTGCTTGCACTTGCTTATCTGAGTTACCGTGACAAATAATGAAATAATCTGCAATTGGTGAAATACCTTGCATATTTAGGACAACCATATCTTCTGCTCTCTTATCATCAGCTGCTTTTGCCGCTAATACTAATAAATCTTTATCTTTCATTTACTCATTTCCTCCTTGATAACTGCGTTGTATGTTTGGAATGTTAATGGATAAATCGTTTGATTTTTTTCCATTAAAAATTGAATTGTTCTCTTTAATGCAAATAATAAAGCTTGATTTATATCCGCATATGCGAGTTTACGAGCTTCCTCCACTCCTGGAAACTTCCGACCAGGCTCAATGTAATCTGCTACATAAATTACTTT from Bacillus basilensis includes the following:
- a CDS encoding class I SAM-dependent methyltransferase; translation: MKYEQFALLYDELMNDVPYEKWVEFTEESLQQADMKEAKILDVACGTGNVTLPLVQKGYDLIGVDLSEEMLTVAQQKLGGEGYFIPFYQQDMRELDVPGEFDCVTIFCDSLNYVLQEDGVQETFRRVFHHLRQDGLFLFDVHSLYKIHHVFQNETYTVNGEEISLIWNCFPGEESNSVEHDLTFFVQDPEEDVYHRFDECHVQRAYPVEELTKWLEEAGFTVLRVTGDFERLEVTEQTERIFFMAKKNG
- the comEA gene encoding competence protein ComEA yields the protein MMWDFPKKWLGLVAIIGIVLFLLFWKTNQHTERSVITTDVQAKEIEKKSKPKISDTKQQKKIIIIDMKGAVVKEGVYEMKEGDRVKDAIEKAGGFLPEADRKKVNLAQVVQDQMILYVPDKNEQVQEGAAVSKEEGKVQINVASKEQLEKITGIGSRKAESILKYREEHGPFQKIEDLLEIDGIGVKSLEKIKDQIIIP
- the rsfS gene encoding ribosome silencing factor codes for the protein MKDKDLLVLAAKAADDKRAEDMVVLNMQGISPIADYFIICHGNSDKQVQAIAREIKAKAHEFQIDVQRMEGFDEARWVLVDLGDVVAHVFHKDERNHYNLERLWGDVPREDITDELDQ
- the comER gene encoding late competence protein ComER, which codes for MNIGIIGTGNMGNILIDAFLETRAVKPSCLTIINRTPAKAYHIKEKYSSVHIAKTIDEVIERSHLIFICVKPIDIYPILQKYAERFSDEKCLVSITSPISPSQLETLVPCHVARIIPSITNRALSGASLFTFGSHCSEEWQQKLFRLFKKISTPLVIEEDITRVSSDIASCGPAFFSYLLQCFINAAVDKTNITHEEATTLVSEMVVGMGKLLEKGIFTLPTLQEKVCVKGGVTGEGIRVLEEHVGDMFHKLIERTHEKFDEDLKCVDQQFNKHT